A single window of Alosa alosa isolate M-15738 ecotype Scorff River chromosome 11, AALO_Geno_1.1, whole genome shotgun sequence DNA harbors:
- the LOC125302979 gene encoding zinc finger homeobox protein 3-like isoform X1, translating into MEFCDSTDHEGSQTQPPWRLPHPGLLLLPKNQPLSLGTLSPLIPSPLLHLQSPTAAAEKGLRRRPTTGGEEEGEEEENGGGAEERRRDEGGVNGMDQGFGGQVGGALGAGSDVDEEDCYDENEMFEEDEEEEEGDVEELVGEIVYRPDGSAFVVENLNQLSQREAEGDNPTPPPTPQPPLTISTCHIAASLAPWFHPPSQNQNQTQIQTLAQPGPTLHSFRVFHLHHQDDGQQPTSNGLPKDDFLTEAADASGGRASGLPGRRPILMCFLCRLSFGCARSFTLHAAREHGVAPSERERRLLALKNASAIIQPVAPGNRPLLSFLEPKIGSGSAPPTAAPCSPHTQTQTPTPAPWPAKDPHTPLGQHQTLPESRRRDGEGDQGTGGERGLFTSDGVIVREEEEEYFEEEEGDEGLLSDLDDDERDLAEAGSRGNGSSGSGSSKGGLREEALANQSDISKSPLLATPAHTQTPTLAPSLSTPAGVAEGTSFTPSAAPHTSFNCLSRAQPVSPADDSGKTGSPASAPRDECANGESANATQPNDGSPDRATASSSSLQHPSHPHNPHHHHHHNQQQHPGLTYTLPRQGTPSAGSPEALQDLGAGGGSSSGGGSMVDFGSGSGSGENGAQSSPYAMGSYLSGSHSRNSCKTLKCPKCNWHYKYQQTLEAHMKEKHPESEGDECPYCSSGQSHPRLARGETYTCGYKPFRCHVCQYSTTTKGNLSIHMQSDKHLHNMQNLQNGGNGSGTEAGHSHGSARDAQGYGNAPTGGGAASAAPCPTQPSALHPPPRAHSQPHAGQVGPQVGGTCSSPSPAKPKGPAMWRCEVCDYETNVARNLRIHMTSEKHTHNMLLLQQNLAQMQQHRTGMRLALGGALGAGGGPASLPPTPSDTDIYQFYLSQARSLNLTLGTKADPMATDAQFLRSIFSAQDVSGLALTRGEPEMEVPASDHHPGTHEPSPGGVDLAAGQSMFQCGVCEQFSCDGLDGLARHLAAQRSLPESEWRTTVGESHHCRLCQYATPLRANFQLHCQTDKHLLRYQLAAHLREGRARRRRGSRGHDNGGEEREDEREKEREVEWWLNSVSVNVGNPVRLRCNACAYDAPSLEKLKLHTMNSQHESSLRLHKYFQQLTGAVDEGCVFYCLLCDYSTSSSLSLVQHSHSLSHQRGEGLWRFQRIQRGLPEEEEELSAIFTVRKPPVPDEGDQSEVEAATDGSAEQEEQTKTSVKGGEKETSRGSGSSDGEWDHNDDSPPPKCPSSRASVTDSPPSLKKPRTEPASTEQMLQCPFCRFSHSDLGVLRGHVMTQHSLQPTLRCPLCRDTLGSVSLLRTHLTHVHNVTSDCTNKLINTVIASDVLPASMFTPVPNPEKEGSNSSTDNTKKLHEDSKADPDKGKSPNSEVPKPHRSPLEDAESTKENTAAYPCWQKGCSKVLKSSTSLQAHISEVHNNQKSPGPVSDRHVYKYRCGQCSLAFKTPEKLQLHSQYHAIRAATMCCLCQRSFRSLQALRKHLETSHLELSEAQLQQLYGGLLMNGDALAMGDPTLGEEQGLFGDDCMKDGDEIDLEEKQSSNGSGGDSGLVQQEDAASEMKRANLPFRKATNLTMEKFLDPQRPFKCTVCKESFTQKNILLVHYNSVSHLHKVKRSLQDSTAGVPESVSSTDHKPFKCSTCNVAYSQSSTLEIHMRSVLHQTKARAAKVDPSISPASANTPSISTSSSSSSFSLSSATAVKFATATSSASSSTAHAHLGGQQSSDALYTTAGQAASHSSLSESHEAKRKRLADIIASTAQQQQQKLLQQQQLAQAQVHLQQELQQKAALLQSHLFNPTLLQHFPMTPEALLPLQQQQQLLFPFYIPGGDFQLSAELKNAALNLANSASLGFASQLGPSPSEASVAQKEKPSISTSQQDLTRPPLQQTPTVSHAISNVISHQDGGKAQTPKIHTETAVPEQHRKEEAESTNIRPTEKQDAGKCNTGESQEAKSSGKEVKVGFLPPRISHDASDNASRALLENIGFELVMQFNESKQRVQRKFSENIAMAVGESDSKEVDPLQGKLKCVACHKLFSNTLILKSHQEHVHQTVFPIESLEKFAKDYRDQYDKQYPLRSLTPESSPTPPPPPPPPPPKPPTPPSSQPSQQPPTPSSAPSTPTVAPPTVSAPLPKAPTLPPPPPLSLPVDLPLFPPLMMQPIPLKTLPPPVPGSMPAMDVGLTHDLAQLYQQQLSPALLQQQGKRPRTRITDEQLSVLRQYFDINNSPNEDQIKEMADKSGLPQKVIKHWFRNTLFKERQRNKDSPYNFNNPPTTTLEDAKVDSRPPSPEPQRYECYGSKRSSRTRFTDYQLRVLQDFFDANAYPKDDEFEQLSNLLGLPTRVIVVWFQNARQKARKNYENQGEGAKESSERREMSNDRYIRTPNLSYQCKKCSLVFQRIFDLIKHQKKMCYKDEEDDTRYDSHEDSNDFRNEYYSSSASSTSHTPTLSCSSSTLTAESTSTHNVKPADSNDASAASISETPRERSSHTAEAPNLSKPHQSSSATLHQKEPQLETHHHKLLAEEKEKGHASSPKPSSSMKQQQQQLSPSVPQTSPASSESTRTSLNTVSSPQTSQQTRLTQPVTPFHCGQCKLGFPSFESWQEHQQLHLLANQNQFVHPQFLDRPTDMPFMLFDPSNTLLASQLLSSAFPQIPSSSISSSPMPSATINSLKRKLEEKASTSPMENDWENNGDEQHRDKRMRTTITPEQLEVLYQKYLLDSNPTRKMLDQISNEVGLKKRVVQVWFQNTRARERKGQFRALGPAQAHRRCPFCRALFKAQTALDAHIRSRHWHEAKSVGYSFSMSGMLSDQVGMKMDGPEMSGNLQLSSSWSSQLAALSPANKSTDSSHHHSSSPRFKMEGSDDFDGPSSSSLSQSYDLSKFDNDDCSSVNTSITDATMGEEGGDTSESKHRGSDILAQMTDRAFSCDNDDLMSSDLVSPAMSFNAKDYDNEMMVDYSESSSLADPSSPCPGTSGSQSGDNIERSGPKRYRTQLSNLQVKVLKACFTDYKTPTMLECEALGNHIGLAKRVVQVWFQNARAKEKKAKLNLAKQFGGEPSQSEAPKTECTLCAVKYNSCLSVRDHVFSQAHVAKVKEAVGSQMDKERDYFDPSTVRQLMAQQEMDHLKKSNEVLGMAPHQRFDPATLQALNLSSMYPGLQNMPGVCSASSLNSPHIAGPSSLSPSVSSSGLPTKPTTTSSSSSTPSNSKVSMATSASTAKTKQPELQPERPKENGTEKSEKEKVKEKPSIPPAPSTSSTPRKSDKQDPSAPTTSTPKPGMEFVMDPAQLQALQAARGGADPAAFLSNPFLPCFMPGFPSYFPPQIPGALPGGYLQPIYGMEGLFPYGPAALSQALMGLSQGSILQQYQQYQQSLQGALQQKHLQLQQQQTQKPKAHSQAKADSKQPSQDTVKARERKDPSCGKASPSTSSDQLSSPLGNKPSKVRNMDEHLLLREGVVPKVKGGEQGKGGRLYDCLACDVTLNADDGEALCRHLESPQHKRSAAERLNAKEHATHVLPHTATCAPDSAMASTSQPAPLSTLTPPSSSSSSSSHPSTIDGLCSPPNLSTALSGSPDTTRTLASFCNQTPSSPSTVTSSLARPSSARSSMPTDPNGGTPRAPAMEKPLERQSPTLPEEDPLGGNSRQDGSGNANGNGSDFTCVGTDSLGM; encoded by the exons ATGGAGTTCTGTGACTCCACGGACCATGAGGGCTCCCAGACCCAGCCTCCCTGGAGGCTCCCCCACCCCGGCCTGCTCCTCCTGCCCAAGAACCAGCCCCTCTCACTGGGCACGCTCTCCCCGCTCATCCCCTCTCCCCTGCTGCACCTCCAGAGCCCCACCGCAGCAGCCGAGAAGGGCCTGAGGAGGCGACCCACcacaggaggggaggaggagggcgaggaagaggagaacggaggaggagcagaggagaggaggagggacgAGGGAGGAGTGAATGGAATGGACCAGGGGTTTGGGGGACAGGTGGGAGGAGCTTTAGGGGCAGGAAGTGATGTAGACGAGGAGGACTGTTACGACGAGAATGAGATGttcgaggaggacgaggaggaggaggagggcgacGTGGAGGAGCTGGTGGGGGAGATTGTGTACCGGCCAGATGGTTCTGCATTTGTTGTGGAGAACCTGAACCAGCTAAGTCAGAGGGAGGCCGAGGGGGACAACCCCACCCCGCCTCCCACGCCCCAACCCCCCCTCACCATCAGCACCTGCCACATCGCCGCATCCCTGGCGCCCTGGTTCCACCCGCCCTCTCAGAACCAGAACCAAACCCAGATCCAAACTCTGGCGCAGCCTGGACCCACCCTGCACAGTTTCCGCGTGTTCCATTTGCATCACCAGGACGACGGCCAGCAGCCAACCAGCAATGGTCTACCCAAAGATGACTTCCTCACCGAGGCTGCGGACGCGTCCGGGGGGCGGGCCTCGGGGTTGCCTGGGCGACGGCCCATCCTGATGTGCTTCCTATGCCGGCTGTCGTTCGGCTGTGCGCGCTCGTTCACGCTGCACGCGGCCCGGGAGCACGGCGTGGCTCCGAGCGAGCGCGAGCGCCGCCTGCTTGCGCTCAAGAACGCCTCCGCCATCATCCAGCCTGTGGCCCCCGGCAACCGGCCCCTCCTTAGCTTCCTGGAACCAAAAATCGGGAGCGGGTCGGCCCCCCCCACTGCCGCCCCCTGCTCCCCTCACACCCAAACCCAAACTCCCACCCCAGCTCCCTGGCCTGCCAAAGACCCCCACACCCCTCTGGGGCAGCACCAAACCCTGCCTGAGTCGAGGAGGCGAGATGGGGAAGGGGACCAagggacagggggagagagaggactcTTTACAAGCGATGGAGTGattgtgagagaggaagaggaagagtactttgaggaggaggaaggggatgaGGGGTTGCTCTCAGACTTGGACGATGATGAGCGCGACCTAGCCGAGGCCGGCAGTCGTGGCAACGGTAGCAGTGGCAGCGGTAGCAGCAAAGGCGGACTGAGGGAGGAGGCCCTCGCAAACCAAAGCGATATTTCCAAATCTCCTTTGCTGGCTACTCCTGCCCACACCCAAACCCCCACCCTCGCCCCTAGCCTCTCCACCCCAGCAGGAGTGGCTGAGGGAACCAGCTTTACGCCCAGCGCAGCCCCCCACACCAGCTTTAACTGCCTGTCCCGTGCCCAGCCGGTCTCCCCCGCGGACGACAGCGGCAAGACAGGGTCGCCCGCCTCGGCGCCCAGAGACGAATGTGCCAATGGAGAGAGTGCCAACGCAACACAACCAAACGACGGCTCGCCCGACAGAGCCACCGCTAGCAGCAGCAGCTTGCAGCACCCCAGCCACCCAcacaacccccaccaccaccaccaccacaaccagcagcagcatcctggCCTGACCTACACCCTGCCCAGGCAGGGAACTCCCTCGGCAGGCTCCCCTGAGGCCCTTCAGGACTTGGGCGCTGGAGGAGGATCCAGCAGTGGTGGTGGCAGCATGGTGGACTTCGGGAGCGGGAGCGGCAGCGGAGAAAACGGGGCCCAGAGCTCGCCCTACGCCATGGGCAGCTACCTGTCGGGCTCTCACTCGCGCAACTCCTGCAAGACGCTCAAGTGCCCCAAGTGCAACTGGCACTACAAGTACCAGCAGACGCTTGAGGCGCACATGAAGGAGAAGCATCCAGAGTCTGAGGGCGATGAGTGCCCCTACTGCAGCAGTGGGCAGAGCCACCCACGGCTGGCCCGCGGCGAGACCTACACCTGCGGCTACAAGCCTTTCCGCTGCCACGTCTGCCAgtactccaccaccaccaaggGCAACCTCAGCATCCACATGCAGTCCGACAAGCACCTGCACAACATGCAGAACCTGCAGAACGGCGGAAACGGCTCGGGCACCGAGGCCGGCCACTCGCACGGCTCGGCTCGCGACGCCCAGGGCTACGGGAACGCGCCCACGGGAGGTGGCGCGGCGTCAGCTGCCCCGTGCCCTACGCAGCCCAGCGCGCTGCACCCCCCACCGCGTGCCCACTCACAGCCGCACGCGGGCCAGGTGGGGCCTCAGGTGGGCGGCACGTGCAGCTCGCCGTCGCCAGCCAAGCCCAAGGGCCCGGCCATGTGGCGCTGCGAGGTGTGCGACTACGAGACCAACGTGGCGCGCAACCTGCGCATCCACATGACCAGCGAGAAGCACACCCACaacatgctgctgctgcagcagaacCTGGCCCAGATGCAGCAGCACCGCACGGGCATGCGGCTGGCGCTCGGCGGGGCACTGGGGGCAGGCGGGGGTCCAGCGTcgctgccccccaccccctctgacACCGACATCTACCAGTTCTACCTGTCGCAGGCGCGCAGTCTCAACCTGACGCTTGGCACCAAGGCCGATCCCATGGCCACCGATGCCCAGTTCCTGCGCAGCATCTTCTCCGCGCAGGACGTCTCTGGACTGGCACTGACCCGTGGGGAGCCGGAGATGGAGGTGCCCGCCTCTGACCATCACCCGGGCACCCACGAGCCATCTCCGGGTGGAGTTGACCTCGCGGCCGGCCAGAGCATGTTCCAGTGCGGCGTGTGCGAGCAGTTCTCGTGCGACGGGCTGGACGGACTGGCACGGCACCTGGCCGCCCAGCGCTCGCTGCCCGAGTCCGAGTGGCGCACCACGGTGGGCGAGAGCCACCACTGCCGGCTGTGCCAGTACGCCACGCCGCTGCGCGCCAACTTCCAGCTGCACTGCCAGACAGACAAGCACCTGCTGAGGTACCAGCTGGCCGCACACCTGCGGGAGGGCCGTGCCCGACGTCGCCGTGGCAGCCGCGGCCATGACAACGGTGGGGAGGAGCGAGAGGacgagagggagaaggagagggaggtggagtggTGGCTGAACAGTGTGAGCGTAAACGTGGGCAACCCTGTGCGACTCCGCTGCAACGCCTGTGCCTACGATGCCCCGAGTCTGGAGAAGCTCAAACTGCACACCATGAACTCACAGCACGAGAGCAGCCTCAGGCTCcacaag tatttTCAGCAGTTAACCGGTGCTGTGGATGAGGGGTGTGTCTTCTACTGTCTGCTATGTGACTACTCCACTTCATCCAGCCTCTCTCTGGTGCAGCACTCCCATTCGCTCAGCCATCAACGTGGGGAGGGGCTGTGGCGCTTCCAGCGAATCCAGAGAGGTCtgccagaggaagaggaggagcttAGTGCCATCTTCACAGTTAGGAAGCCCCCAGTACCAGACGAAG GAGATCAGAGTGAAGTGGAGGCTGCGACTGATGGCTCTGCAGAGCAGGAGGAGCAGACCAAAACCTCTGTAAAAGGGGGAGAAAAGGAGACAAGTCGAGGCTCAG GCTCATCGGATGGGGAATGGGACCATAATGACGACTCTCCCccacccaaatgccccagctcTCGGGCAAGCGTGACCGACAGCCCTCCTTCCTTAAAGAAGCCACGAACTGAGCCAGCGTCCACTGAACAA ATGCTGCAGTGCCCATTCTGTCGCTTCAGCCACTCGGACCTAGGCGTCCTGCGGGGTCACGTGATGACCCAGCATTCCCTACAGCCTACGCTGAGATGTCCACTGTGCCGTGACACGCTCGGCAGCGTTTCGCTTCTGCGCACGCACCTGACGCACGTGCACAACGTCACCTCTGACTGCACCAACAAGCTCATCAAcacg GTGATTGCCTCCGACGTGCTGCCCGCCAGTATGTTTACGCCAGTCCCCAACCCAGAGAAGGAGGGTTCCAACTCGAGCACCGATAACACAAAGAAACTACACG AAGACTCAAAGGCAGACCCTGATAAAGGGAAATCACCAAACTCTGAGGTCCCCAAACCTCACAGATCACCCCTGGAGGATGCAGAGTCCACCAAGGAAAACACCGCCGCCTACCCATGCTGGCAGAAGGGCTGCAGCAAAGTCCTCAAGTCCTCCACCTCCCTGCAGGCTCACATCAGCGAGGTTCACAACAACCAGAAGAGCCCAGGGCCAGTGTCAGACCGCCACGTCTACAAATACCGCTGCGGCCAGTGCAGCCTGGCGTTCAAGACCCCTGAGAAGCTTCAGCTGCACTCACAGTACCACGCCATCCGTGCGGCCACAATGTGCTGCCTGTGCCAGCGCAGCTTCCGCAGCTTGCAGGCCTTGCGCAAGCACTTGGAGACCAGCCACCTGGAATTGAGCGAGGCCCAGCTGCAGCAGCTCTACGGGGGGCTGCTCATGAATGGGGACGCCCTCGCCATGGGTGACCCAACACTCGGAGAAGAGCAGGGATTGTTCGGGGATGACTGCATGAAGGACGGAGATGAGATTGACCtggaggaaaaacagagctcCAACGGTAGTGGTGGTGATTCTGGGCTGGTGCAGCAGGAGGATGCCGCGAGTGAGATGAAGCGAGCGAATCTGCCATTTAGGAAAGCCACCAACCTCACCATGGAGAAGTTTCTGGACCCGCAACGACCCTTCAAGTGCACAGTGTGCAAAGAGTCCTTCACACAGAAGAACATCCTGCTGGTACACTACAACTCTGTGTCTCACCTCCACAAAGTCAAACGTTCACTCCAGGACTCCACAGCAGGAGTCCCTGAGTCCGTCAGCAGCACCGATCACAAACCTTTCAAGTGTTCCACCTGTAATGTGGCCTACAGCCAGAGCTCCACTCTGGAGATCCACATGAGGTCAGTCCTGCACCAGACCAAAGCCCGTGCTGCCAAAGTAGACCCTTCTATCAGTCCTGCCTCTGCTAACACTCCTTCAATTAGCACTAGCTCATCCTCCAGCAGCTTTTCCCTTAGTTCTGCTACAGCTGTGAAATTTGCCACAGCCACAAGTTCAGCCTCTAGCTCAACTGCTCATGCTCATTTGGGAGGCCAACAGAGCAGTGATGCCCTGTATACCACTGCAGGCCAAGCTGCCAGCCACTCTTCCCTTTCTGAGAGCCACGAGGCTAAAAGGAAGAGGCTAGCAGATATCATAGCctccacagcacagcagcagcagcagaagcttcttcagcagcagcagctagcCCAAGCCCAAGTACATCTGCAGCAGGAGCTGCAGCAGAAGGCAGCACTCCTCCAGTCCCACCTGTTCAACCCAACGCTCCTGCAGCACTTCCCCATGACACCGGAAGCTCTCCTTCcactccagcagcaacagcagctgcTATTTCCCTTTTACATCCCTGGTGGGGACTTCCAGCTGAGTGCGGAACTGAAAAATGCGGCTCTGAATCTCGCCAACTCTGCCAGTCTAGGTTTTGCTTCCCAGCTTGGCCCAAGCCCAAGTGAGGCATCGGTGGCACAGAAAGAAAAGCCGAGCATAAGCACCTCGCAGCAGGACCTCACAAGACCTCCTCTGCAGCAAACTCCAACAGTGTCCCACGCTATCAGCAACGTTATCTCTCATCAAGATGGTGGAAAAGCTCAGACACCTAAAATTCATACTGAGACCGCTGTGCCTGAGCAGCACAGGAAGGAAGAGGCCGAGAGCACAAATATCAGGCCCACGGAAAAGCAAGATGCTGGTAAATGCAACACCGGGGAGAGTCAAGAGGCAAAGAGTTCTGGGAAAGAGGTCAAAGTAGGATTCCTGCCACCCAGGATTTCCCATGATGCCTCTGATAATGCCTCAAGGGCTTTGCTGGAGAACATTGGTTTTGAGCTGGTCATGCAGTTTAATGAGAGCAAGCAGAGGGTGCAGAGGaagttttctgaaaacataGCTATGGCTGTTGGCGAGTCTGATTCAAAGGAAGTGGATCCCCTGCAGGGAAAGCTGAAGTGTGTGGCTTGTCACAAGCTGTTCTCAAACACCCTGATACTGAAGAGCCATCAGGAGCATGTCCACCAGACTGTTTTTCCTATTGAATCACTTGAGAAGTTTGCCAAAGACTACAGGGATCAGTATGACAAGCAGTACCCCTTGAGGTCTCTCACTCCTGAGTCTTCCCctactcctccacctcctccaccaccacctcccccgAAGCCACCCACACCTCCCAGCTCCCAGCCAAGCCAGCAGCCTCCAACCCCAAGCTCTGCTCCCTCAACTCCAACTGTTGCTCCTCCAACAGTCTCTGCACCTTTGCCAAAAGCACCCActctcccacctccacctcctctctccttgccTGTGGACCTTCCACTTTTCCCTCCTCTTATGATGCAGCCCATACCCTTGAAAACACTTCCCCCTCCGGTTCCTGGCTCCATGCCTGCTATGGACGTTGGTCTCACCCATGACCTGGCTCAGCTCTATCAGCAACAGCTCAGTCCCGCCCTGTTGCAGCAGCAAGGCAAGCGTCCTAGAACGCGCATCACTGATGAGCAGCTAAGCGTGCTTCGCCAGTACTTTGACATCAACAACTCTCCAAATGAAGACCAGATCAAAGAGATGGCAGACAAGTCCGGCCTGCCTCAGAAAGTGATCAAGCACTGGTTCCGCAATACACTGTTTAAAGAACGTCAGCGCAACAAGGACTCTCCTTACAACTTCAACAACCCACCAACCACCACTCTGGAAGATGCTAAGGTAGACTCCAGGCCTCCAAGCCCTGAGCCTCAGAGGTATGAATGTTATGGGAGCAAGAGGTCCTCAAGGACTCGCTTCACTGACTACCAGCTGAGGGTCCTGCAGGATTTCTTTGATGCCAATGCCTACCCAAAAGATGATGAATTTGAGCAGCTCTCCAACCTGCTGGGCCTTCCTACTCGTGTCATTGTTGTGTGGTTCCAGAATGCTCGTCAAAAGGCTCGCAAGAACTACGAGAACCAAGGTGAGGGTGCCAAAGAGAGCAGCGAAAGACGAGAGATGTCCAACGACCGCTACATTCGGACTCCCAACCTTAGCTATCAGTGCAAGAAGTGCAGCCTGGTCTTTCAACGCATATTTGACCTCATCAAGCATCAGAAGAAGATGTGCTACAAGGATGAAGAAGATGATACCAGATATGACAGTCATGAGGATTCAAACGACTTCAGGAATGAATACTACAGCTCCTCTGCATCCTCAACCTCTCATACCCCAACCCTCTCCTGTTCAAGTTCAACCCTCACTGCTGAGTCTACCTCTACCCACAATGTGAAACCTGCTGATAGTAATGATGCTAGTGCTGCTAGCATCTCTGAAACCCCCAGAGAGAGGTCATCTCATACTGCAGAAGCACCTAACCTTTCCAAACCACACCAGAGCAGCTCTGCCACCTTGCACCAGAAAGAGCCACAGCTGGAGACTCACCATCACAAGCTGTTGgcagaggaaaaagagaaaggacaCGCAAGCAGTCCCAAACCCTCCTCTTCCAtgaaacagcaacagcagcagctctcCCCCTCTGTTCCCCAGACGAGCCCAGCTTCTTCAGAGAGCACCCGTACCAGTCTCAACACTGTGTCAAGCCCCCAGACCTCACAGCAAACAAGACTGACCCAGCCTGTTACTCCCTTCCACTGTGGCCAGTGCAAACTCGGTTTCCCCTCCTTCGAGAGCTGGCAGGAGCACCAGCAGCTGCACCTCCTGGCCAATCAGAACCAGTTTGTCCATCCACAGTTCCTCGATCGACCGACAGACATGCCCTTCATGCTGTTCGATCCCAGCAACACACTTCTGGCCAGTCAGCTCCTCTCCAGCGCCTTTCCACAGATCCCCTCCAGCTCGATTTCCTCCTCACCCATGCCCAGTGCCACTATAAACTCCTTGAAGAGGAAGCTGGAGGAGAAGGCCAGCACCAGCCCCATGGAGAACGACTGGGAGAACAATGGTGACGAACAGCATCGCGACAAACGTATGAGGACAACCATTACTCCAGAGCAGCTTGAGGTTCTCTACCAGAAGTACTTGCTGGACTCCAATCCCACCCGAAAGATGCTAGACCAGATATCCAATGAGGTGGGCCTCAAAAAGAGGGTGGTCCAGGTGTGGTTCCAAAACACAAGAGCTCGAGAGAGGAAAGGCCAGTTTCGAGCACTGGGTCCAGCCCAGGCTCATCGTCGATGCCCATTCTGCAGAGCCCTCTTCAAAGCACAGACTGCCCTTGATGCCCACATTCGCTCTCGCCACTGGCATGAAGCCAAAAGCGTCGGCTATAGTTTCTCGATGTCCGGCATGCTTTCGGATCAAGTAGGAATGAAGATGGATGGGCCAGAAATGTCAGGCAATTTACAGCTCTCTAGCTCCTGGAGCAGTCAGTTAGCTGCCCTGTCTCCTGCTAACAAGAGCACCGATTCGTCCCATCATCACAGCTCCAGCCCGAGGTTCAAGATGGAAGGATCTGATGACTTTGATGGTCCATCAAGTTCCTCTCTCAGTCAGTCATATGATCTAAGCAAATTCGACAACGATGACTGTTCCTCAGTAAATACATCAATTACTGATGCTACCATGGGTGAGGAAGGTGGAGACACCTCTGAGTCCAAACACAGAGGTAGTGACATCCTCGCGCAAATGACTGACAGGGCCTTTTCCTGTGACAATGATGACCTGATGTCCTCAGACTTAGTGAGTCCTGCCATGAGTTTCAATGCAAAGGACTATGACAACGAGATGATGGTGGATTACAGTGAGAGTTCTAGCCTTGCAGACCCTTCTTCCCCCTGCCCTGGAACCTCTGGGAGCCAAAGTGGAGATAACATTGAGCGATCCGGTCCCAAGCGTTACCGTACCCAGCTCAGCAACCTTCAGGTGAAAGTGCTCAAGGCCTGCTTCACCGACTACAAGACTCCCACCATGCTGGAGTGTGAAGCCCTGGGCAATCACATCGGGCTGGCCAAGAGAGTAGTCCAGGTGTGGTTCCAGAATGCCCGTGCCAAGGAGAAGAAAGCGAAACTGAATTTGGCAAAGCAGTTTGGTGGTGAGCCATCCCAGAGTGAGGCACCAAAGACTGAATGCACCCTTTGCGCTGTCAAGTACAACAGCTGCCTCTCTGTTCGTGACCACGTATTTTCCCAGGCGCATGTAGCCAAGGTGAAAGAAGCAGTGGGTAGTCAAATGGACAAGGAGCGAGACTACTTTGATCCGAGTACGGTTCGCCAGCTGATGGCTCAGCAGGAGATGGACCATCTGAAGAAGTCCAACGAGGTCCTGGGTATGGCTCCACATCAAAGATTTGACCCTGCCACACTCCAGGCTCTAAACCTCTCATCCATGTACCCTGGTCTTCAAAACATGCCAGGAGTCTGCAGTGCCAGCAGCTTGAACTCGCCTCATATAG CAGGTCCCAGCAGTCTGTCTCCCAGCGTGTCCTCCAGTGGATTACCCACCAAGCCAACCaccacctcttcctcttcatcgaCTCCATCCAACTCCAAAGTCAGCATGGCCACCTCTGCCTCTACTGCAAAGACCAAACAGCCAGAACTACAGCCTGAGCGCCCCAAAGAGAACGGCACtgaaaagagtgagaaagagaaggtCAAGGAGAAGCCCTCCATACCCCCTGCCCCCTCCACCTCGTCCACCCCCCGAAAGTCCGacaaacaagacccctccgcccCAACAACCTCCACTCCAAAACCTGGCATGGAGTTTGTGATGGATCCAGCGCAGCTTCAAGCCCTACAGGCAGCCAGGGGTGGTGCAGATCCAGCAGCCTTCCTGTCTAACCCTTTCCTGCCTTGCTTCATGCCTGGTTTTCCCTCATACTTCCCTCCTCAGATCCCAGGGGCTCTTCCTGGAGGTTACCTGCAGCCCATATATGGCATGGAGGGCCTGTTTCCTTATGGTCCAGCTGCCCTGTCCCAAGCCCTGATGGGCTTGTCCCAAGGTTCCATTCTCCAGCAATACCAGCAATACCAACAGAGCCTCCAGGGGGCACTACAGCAGAAGCACCTgcagctccagcagcagcagacacagAAACCAAAAGCCCACTCCCAGGCCAAAGCTGACTCCAAACAGCCTTCCCAAGACACAGTGAAAGCTAGGGAGCGCAAAGATCCTTCCTGTGGCAAAGCATCCCCCTCCACTTCATCTGATCAGTTGTCATCCCCATTGGGTAACAAACCTTCTAAAGTCAGAAACATGGATGAGCATCTTCTCCTGCGGGAGGGTGTCGTCCCCAAAGTCAAAGGTGGAGAGCAGGGGAAAGGTGGTCGGTTGTATGACTGCTTGGCTTGCGACGTCACGCTCAACGCAGACGATGGTGAAGCCCTCTGCCGCCACTTGGAGTCCCCACAGCACAAGCGCAGCGCGGCGGAGCGACTTAACGCCAAAGAGCACGCCACTCACGTGTTACCTCACACCGCAACCTGCGCTCCTGACTCCGCCATGGCATCTACCTCACAGCCTGCCCCTCTGTCCACGCTgactcctccatcctcctcctcctcttcctcctcccacccctccACCATAGACGGACTATGTTCCCCGCCCAACCTTTCGACAGCTTTATCGGGGTCGCCAGACACCACTCGTACCCTGGCCTCCTTCTGCAACCAAACTCCCTCCTCGCCTTCAACGGTTACCTCAAGCTTGGCGAGACCCTCTAGCGCTCGCTCCTCGATGCCAACAGACCCCAATGGTGGGACGCCCCGTGCCCCTGCCATGGAGAAGCCCCTGGAGAGACAGAGTCCCACCCTGCCAGAGGAGGACCCACTGGGGGGAAACTCCCGGCAGGACGGCAGTGGCAACGCCAATGGCAATGGCAGCGACTTCACTTGTGTTGGAACAGACTCGCTGGGAATGTGA